In Pseudomonas fluorescens, one genomic interval encodes:
- a CDS encoding SRPBCC family protein, with product MSTLQPDTLIKNPHGCHVISSVEVPADAAQVWAVVGNFAGFDRFIPALSHIEMTGEGVSSLRKKCFKDGNVVVEQLNSRDEQARAMTWTTIYNTLGVANLWAAMNVESLGAGKSRATWTIIAEPASGGEEVLPGFKDFVQGFADDAMGNVLKLFV from the coding sequence ATGAGCACTCTGCAACCGGACACCCTGATCAAAAACCCTCACGGCTGCCATGTCATCTCTTCGGTGGAAGTGCCGGCGGACGCGGCGCAGGTCTGGGCGGTGGTCGGCAATTTCGCTGGCTTCGACCGCTTCATCCCGGCGCTGTCGCACATCGAAATGACCGGCGAAGGCGTGTCCTCGCTGCGCAAGAAATGCTTCAAGGACGGTAACGTGGTGGTCGAACAACTCAACTCACGCGATGAGCAGGCACGGGCCATGACCTGGACCACGATCTACAACACGCTGGGCGTGGCGAATTTGTGGGCGGCGATGAACGTGGAATCTTTGGGGGCGGGCAAGTCGCGGGCGACCTGGACGATCATTGCCGAGCCGGCTTCAGGTGGGGAGGAGGTGCTGCCGGGGTTCAAGGATTTCGTGCAGGGGTTCGCCGATGATGCGATGGGGAATGTGCTGAAGCTGTTTGTCTAA